In Xiphophorus hellerii strain 12219 chromosome 8, Xiphophorus_hellerii-4.1, whole genome shotgun sequence, the genomic window gaaattaggTCATTTGTTTTGCACAAAGTTACATATTGGGAAAGTCCAGCCCGTTCCAGCCTCCTACTGTACctttaaaaagctcaaattaaaagaaaaacagctgtggagaataaaaaagcattaaatattTGAGCTATACATTTTAcaacacaacagaaaaagcccTGACGATGTTTGTGATCATTAACAGGATATAGCCAATAAAAAACTAAGGCTACATTAGCAACAAGAGACATTTGGCAGGAGTAGACGTAAGACATTTGTTCCACATGATGCTATTAAATCCCAGGTCTAAACAAGAAAAGTGTTTCAAGCAGACAAGGCAGGCTGCACTAATTTGGAGCATGGAAGGTGGCTATAGCTCACTCTCCGATCTTAGTCGATAAAAAAACCCGCTTCCCTTGTGGAATCCGGTCGAAACTAGTTCCCTTCGCTTTGCAATTTCCTGTTTGTCCTCGGCTGCATCGTGAATGAATAAACACATTAGTGACAAATGTCTACTTCTTTCCATGGAGCAAAGCGAGCATGATGACAATACAGCGAGAGTCTGCAGGCAACTCCTCTGTCCTTCAGACTAATTCACATCCTATATACTCCCAAAATTAGCTTTCCAAGATCTCCTGATTCAGAATGTAAGTCATGGTGTGAATCATTTTGGCGAGTAGTTTCCATGATGCTTATGGTTTACATGATTGGCATACGTTggcaggaaaaagttttttcccccccttaaagatttcttctgtttatgtgttttcaaCATACTTAAAGGTTTCTGATCATCAAACATATCTGCATGTGTATAATATCTAAAGATAGAGTTTGATAGAGTTCTAAATCCTTAAAAAGAATTGTGATCCTTTTCACATAAATATCAAGGACTTTATTTcttattcttacatttttttcaaatagggtattgtgctgctttttgagatcttctaacctacttcatgttgtcaaacaGGTTCTACTTAATTTGGGACAGGCAGTTTGACAAGTGAAAGTAATCCAAGATATGCTCAGTCTCAGTTAATTACAGGCCCATGTTAGTTTTTAatagatttgttttcttaataaatcattaaatcgCTGTTTGAAAGCagctttttgtgtttacttggttgatatttgtctgatattaaaatttatcTGATAATCTTACAAGAACAAAAGAATTCTGTAAGGGGGTAACTAAGTTTTTATGACGTTGAATATgttaatctgaaaacaaatgGAGCTGAATAGTTGGTGCCATAATGTGACTTAGTGTACATTAGAGTtacatttcattctttaaagtaaaatatgttcTGAAATGAACAAAGGTCACTTAAATTATCTGACTAAGTGTACATCTTCCAGAAGTTCACAGCAAGTGTTCAATGGGCGGTTCTCTTATTTGCTGAAACTGTGTTTCTGAACCCACCTCTGGTTCTCTCTTCAGTCATAATACTTTGCCTTCAAATCAAGCCGAGCgtttacaaaatgtttatagTGTTTGATTCTGAGTCACGTTGTTTCCTTGTTGCACAtctaagcaaaaataatttttggtgATGAAAAGAACGGAGCAGAAGACAAATACTGAAGCCGCTTCCACTTCTTCCTCTGCAAGTTACAGCTTGTCACACGAGCTGATGAGAGAATTTATAACTGCAGGGTGTTTTTAGATGTAGAGtttgttcttaatttttttgcaatcaTTTCCAGCGGTTTTCTCAGAATTAATACCTGTGCGATGATTTGTTCGTGGTCAGTCATTTTGTGCCCATTGGAAGATGCATCAAAGCATAATGAGATTAAGGGGacggatggaaaaaaaacaagttcatgcCTGACCAGATTAGTTTTGAGTCGCGGAACAATTGGCTTGATAACATCCTCAGACACAGCGAGCCACTTTGTGCTacaactgcaaaaacaaaagttcctCCAAGATGTGAAGTCCAGAGGAGGGATGGGTGAATTCAGCgttaaacatgtttcatttgTGCAAGTACCCTGTGCTcagcaaaataattaaaaagaaaaagagcacaGTTAGCTCACTGGCAGAGCTGAGTCGTGCAAAGTCGTCTGATGAACAAGTTTTGCTTCAGAATGATCCCACTGTGGCATGCATATTTAACAGCAGCTTCCAGATTCTCGGCAACTTCGCAATCAGGAAAAGCTTACTAATCAATCGTATGTGTGGATATTCCACATTCTTAGTTTTATGGTCCTGTCTGCTCCTGAAGCAGACAAGCTGTCAGTTTACTTTTGCCTTCACGGCCAATGCAGCTGTGTCTCTCTTTAAGGTTGTCCTCGCTTCAACAAGCCTCTTTAAATTTCCTACCAGCATTTATGTTTTGGCTCAAACTTGCTCCTTATCAGCCCTCCACAGATGCTCCTTGACTTCCGTCGGCAGCGTGTTGAACAGGTCTTCCTCCACCACCAGGCCGCTCTTCTTCAGCAGCCGGCACTCGCCGAGCTCCACAGGGAGGCACTCAAGACGGTTGCCCCTCAACTCCAGCTGGGTCAGCCCGGTGAGTTCCCCGAAGCGTGACGGCAGCGTCTGCAAGCAGTTGTTCCCCAGATTCAGAGTGCGGAGTTTCTTGCACTGAAACAGCTCTGGGGGCAAAGTCTCAATCTGAAACAGAGAGATTAAAAAAGCTGTTGCAAGAGGAGTAACAGGAAGGCTTTGCTTgaaagttttcatattttgttgtgttacaGCAAATGCAAATACTTACAATGTGAAAAATACAACATAACTGTGAGACAGAAGGACTATGTATGAATATGACTATAcattgttttaacatatttttgtaaaagtttcgGTTTTACAAGTGAAACTTCATTTCAGGGTTTCGAAGGGTAAGTGTCAAACTTTTTAAGTTTAAGGCTCTTCAAATGGTGACCGGAGGGCCACAAGAGGCCCAAAACCCATTTCCAGTTGGCCCAGACCAAGCTTTTACTAGGAAAAACAATCCACATATTTCATTGAACTTTgtctacatcccccagaatacTGCgttctattgatattgattatGTCACGGTATATAttgatattgatttattgcccagaGCTAGTTTATGTAACTGTAAAATTTACAGCAAAAAACTGTAGATTTAACCTCGCTTGAACTGAAAAATACTTACCTATTTTACCATTGTATCCAAATACAAACGCTAACTTTTGCATATTGGAGAAAGGCCAAAGATAATGTCTGTAGCTGTTAAATTTGTGGCCCATCTTAACATGTAATTTAGTAACCTATAGTCCCAGTGAGAATTCGTAATCTGAcaaagttcaaggggtgtgaatacttttgcaaagcactgatTACATTAGTAAGcgataatacataaaaaaagccAGCTGTTTCTACTTCATGTCAGAATGAAACACAAACCAGACATGAAAACAGGCACTGTCAAAACAAGATAAAAGGCCCCTTAAAATGCAGCCTGCCTCTTTGAAGTCTCATTAAGCATGTAAATCATGATCAAAACAAGacccaaaaaataaatccagtgatatatatttgtatttatattgtTCTGATTGCTCCAAGAAGTTGATTCTCCTATTTAATTTTATACAAATCACAGCTAAAACAGATGGCATTACCATGAATTTCACTGTTAAAGCCTACTTGCACCTAGTAATATTCTGAAAGTGTAAACAAACTAAACGAAGAAGTACAAAAGATTGGTCCTGAGCTATTTGTGGCTGCTCACAGACCTGCTGGAGGTTATTTTCAGCAAGAAGCTACTCGAGCCAGCGCAGTAAAACAGCAGTAATAGTAGTGTTAACTGAAAACACACCATGTTGTTTGCACGCGGAGCTCAGAGCAGTATTTCTTGAGAAGGAATCAGATAATTCTTTATATGAATTCTATAACAGCATTTTAGCGAGCTGGATTTTTAAATCAAACGATTCATATATCATATGGGATACCACGggcaaaatgacagaaaaaaaacaatgatggCGGTGTTGTAAAAAAGTGTTCTTTTACCTACAAGTTTGAGATCATAAATTATCattgaatttaattattaattctgcttttttaaGCCATACAGAGGTTGACTTGATTGTCTACTAGGATAAATTGCCCTGGTGTgtattgtaaatgttttctctatATTTTCTGTCAGGATTTTCTGGTAGTGAGCAGTATTCATGGCTCCATAAAGAAAATTAGGCTGGCAAACTTAGAAGAAGCAAAGTCACCCCAGATCATCACACTTCAACCATCGTTCCTTTTTCTAAAATGCTGTCTTAGTTTTAAACCCAATGTAACTGGAAGCACACCTTTCAAAATAGTCCACATTTGTGTCATTAGTCCAAGGAATGCTTACCTTGGACTAATGATCATCAATATGAACTGTGGCAAATATGAAAGgggtctttgttttctttttgctcgACAGTGGTTTTGGCACTGGAGGTCTCCAATGAAGACCATTTTTGCCCAGTCTCTTGTTTTTGAATCATGAACTCTAACCTCAACAAAACTTGAGGTCTTAAGCGATTTAGATATTGTTCTGAGTTATTTTGTGATTCCTGAATGAGTCATTTATTTGCTCTTGAAGTCGTTTTTGAAGGCCAGCCtctcctgggaaggttcactACTCCAtttgttttctacatttctggataatggctctcactgtggttcGCTGGAGTCGTAAAGTGTCAAAAATGGCTTTAACAGGTTCTACGTGAGTCATTTCTCCATTCTGAACTTTTGTGAAAGTtaagaaaacaaccaaagtgtttaaggaaaaaataatgTCCTTAATAACAGTTACTCACTCTCTCTGGGTCAAGTTAATCTGCATAgttgtcatttaaaaactggaaggaaaaactgctgaaaacTTTGACAGCAAGTAACTttacataaaactttaaataagataaatagaaatgtttcagCTTCTTACCCTGTTTGCTGTCACAGCAAAATACTGCAGGTTTTGGAGGAAGCCGATGTCTGGGTGGATGCTCGTCAGATTGTTGTGGCTCAGATCCAAGAAGCGCAGCTTGCGACAGAAGAAGAGCTGGCTGGGAATCTTCTCGATCTTGTTCCTGTTCAGGTAGAGCCTCTCCAGGTTGGTGAGCGTTCCGATCTGGATGGGGATGTAGGCGATCTGGTTGTACCAGAGCTTCAGGCACACGAGGCGGTACAGGTGCTGAAAGCTAATGATCTCCTCTATCGTCTTCAGGTTGTTGTCCTTCAGGTCGATCTCCTGCAAGTTGTGCAAGCTGAAGATGGAGTGCGGGATGCGCTCGAGGTCACAGCGAATGAGCTCGAGTTCTGTCAGGTTGACCATCTTCTTGAGGCTGTTGAGCACCATCAGCTTGGTGCCCTCGTTGTTAATGGACAGCTTCTGAAGGTGCACGCCCACGTCGGTCACCACCTGAGGAAGCTTGGTCAGGTTGCTTTTCAGACGCAGCACTTTCAGGCTCTTGAGCTCCCGGAGCCCGTCGATCACAATGAAGCGATTGTTCTCGGCGCTCAGGTTTCCGGTCAGGTGCAGCTCGCTGAGGTTCTTCAGGCTGTAGATCCACAGTGGGATCTCCTTGATATCTGTGAACTTGATGTGGAGAGACTTGAGATTCTCCCTTAAGAAAGCCAGAGCTGGAGCTTCAATTTTAGCTGGAGTGTGGTAAAGCCACATCTCCCTCAGGTTGGACAGCTGGGCGATGATGGGGGGTATCGTCACGTCCGGGATCAGCTCCAGCTTCAGGACCTCCAGCTCCACCAGATCGAACACCGTGTCGGGGATCCCGCTGAGCATGAAGAGATGAAGCTCCAGTTTCTCCTGGGAGTTTTTGGTGATTCGCTGCCTCAGCTTCTCTAACGTCCACTCGTTGTTGAGGTTCAGCTGCCTCAGCTTGTTCTCGCTGACCTCTGACAGGAACACGGCAAAGCGCTTTGAGTACAAAGGGTCATACTGATCTATCATGTGTAGCATGAAGGCAAAGTCGTTCTTGAGGTCGGGGATGTCACTGTAACTGCTCTCCTCGCGGATCGACTCAAAGGAGTAGCGTTTGAGGGAGCGTCTCACCATCCAGCAGAGCGTGTACATGCAGATGAGACCGTAAACTATAACCAGGCTGATGTAAAAACAGGCCAAGATCTTGAAAAGAGTAGCCAATGGATGTGCACAATGAAACAGACGGTACCCTGTCAGTTTCTCCATGTTCACTGAGCACACCACACTGAACTTGATGCAGCTTACATAGTAGCCTGTGTAGCTAATTATCAGTATGAACTTGATTACTTTGATGATGGTCTGACGTATGTAAAGACGGTAGACTATGTCGCCTTCCTCAACGTGAATCCTGAACTTCTTCACTTTCTCAAAAAGCGCCTTGGCCTGCTCCCCTTCCTTTTTGTCCAAAACCCCAGTTTCAGAGCGATCCACGATCCCCTGCTCGATCCTGGACTTTGTTCGCTGGAGCATGGGAATGCTGGCCTCGACATCCTCGCTCACGCTCGACGCCTTCTTATCCATGGAGCCGTTCGTTTTCCCCACCGGTTTGGGGTCGCTCTCCTCCACCACGGTTTCAGACAAAGCCCTCGTTGTCCACGGCGAGTCGAAGCACTTGAGGAGGATGGAGACAAAGTGTTCCAGTTTGGAGCTCGTGCGTGGGAATTTGAACCAGAAGTTGCTGCAGGCCAGGAAGATGAGAGTGTGGAGCAGCACCAGATAAGGGAAATATTTAGCAAACCAGTGCAGCTTGTTCTCGTAGCAGACGGCGTCGACATAGTTGTACTGGTGTCGATCCAGGTCGTATTGAATGCCTTTTGGCACTGGGGCGTAGGCGCCTGTCGCATTTGGCATGGCATCACAAGTGTCGTTGAGGATCCACTTGCAAGGCAGGCAGATCATCTTGTCCTGCGTGACCTGAAGCGTCCCGCCGAACACCGCGATCATCAGCATGATGATTGAGATGTAGTCGGTGAAAACGTCCCACCATGGCTTCAGGATGCGGTATGTTGGCTGGGTGTCAGCAAAGTACCGAAGCTCTGTGATGGGAATCATGATGGTTTAtctgtaaaagcagaaaaacaaaatattacttatttttatttgttatggcTTAGAGGAAATGAACAATTTGTTCctccaaaatgtaaaacattttcaggaaaATGAATCTCAGTCCTAGCTTTCCACAACACATAAAACTTTTGcatatagattttttaaaaagtccagtTTTTGTATTATCTCTTGGGTAAATAACAAATtgtgctggacaataaattgtcccagtatttattgcgataaacaataatattgttgatATAGAAGTGggatcattttcaagtaatatattggtaatggcataataatgcaagttcactCTCTTCAAGACCAATTTGTACAGAAGACTAAGCACCGGACCTGGAAGATTtcaaacatccaaaataaaacacaactgaaaccaataaataaagtggaaataaaaatcactattttatttatcatgcgtttaattgattaattgcttattgtgacaggcttactTATAGAAACATCTTCATATGTGTCTATTACTTCAAACATAAATCTTTTTGCCATATAATCATGGCATATATGATTATATGTTGAAGCGCAAACTTCTTTTGCGCTTCAACAATGTGCAGTATGCACCAAAATGCAAATTAGCCAGGTGTTCATTTTCTTACATCAAATATTGTGGTCTGCTGAGTTATGACAACAAGAGAATAGAAGATACATTTATTCAGTCACCCCTAACAAAAGTCATTTAGCCAAGATCCAGGTAATTCatcataattaattaatttatactGTAGTTGTAGCATAATGCAAAGTTGTGAACTCACTGGAAAAGAGGAgttattaaactaaaactggctaaatagaaaataactttaaataaagagTACACTGGCATGctgagcgttttttttttttttttttattttaacgtTACCTCAGTGTTCTAGTTGTTGCAATAAGAATTCAGGAAATTgtgtaaaattttaaagaaaggGTATCTGAAGGACAGCAGCACTGAACAACCTTAGGTTTTTCAGGTCGTTTAGcctatatatttttatctacATAATGCAAGATTTGATTTTCTGATACAATTCATGATGAGCAATCAACAAATCCTAGGCATTAAACTCCAAAATATGTATTGTCATCCTCACTCCATGCAGAACGTAGATGCTAGCGGTTGTCAAACTAGATACCGGCGCCTGGCAGACATACTGAAGTTCAGACAATTTTCAAAATTagcttctttttctgttcaagTTTGGAcctttgtctttatttaaaacCCCACTTTACCATCTTAGAAAAATACATGGACCTTcagatgagctctgtcaatcaGGTAACTCTCACTGACAAATCAGAGCTAAGAAAAGATTCTGATCTGACATCAGGAAACtgtttaaatagaaaatgacaAACTTTCTACTCAAAAAGGAAGTGAAACTTATCATGCTGATGGCAgctttaaaaaacagcaaacctCTTCAGCTGTTCATTTATGCTGAAGCATGACTGGAAGACAACAAGGAGGCTTTGCTAAGCAAATGAGAAATGCAAGACTGTCTGAGAGCTACCAATGCCAAGACGTCAACAATTAAATCTTACAGTACGCTTATTTTAACTTTGTCAATATCATTAACAGCCATTATAACTAATATTTCAATCTTATAAGACCTGCTTGCCCTTAATAAAGAGACACATATAAAAACGAAAGGTATGCGGATGGTTTTAGTTCTCCAGATTCTCTCTGATTTGTCTTTAAGAACTGTAACATAATATACATGAACAGCATTCAAAATATTATTCCAGCAGTCCTGCAATAAGTAGTGATTAATTATTGATATAGCAAGCAGAGGCAACTTTATACCAGATGAGAGACAAACCCACTAACAAGGCTTTactcttaattttaaaaaacagacaaaatggttACAGAGTTACTCTGTagatttaagcaaaaataattcaaattcaaaaacacctCATTGatccaaaagggaaattaaataagcCTAATAAGTCATTCAAAAAAGTATTGTTAACTTGTTCTAGCCAAATTAGGAGTCACAGAACCTTCTATGTTAGGCTTCACCTCccagcagctgttaaaataGCCTTCAATAAGATAATTCACATGGtattaaacaacaaaaccaatTTTGTGACACAAATGGGATTCGTATTCCAGAGTAATCCTAAGATTAGAACTACATCTGACACTACACACAACACTAGGAATGTTTATACTGACAGTATGTCACACTGTTGATAAAGGGAAGGAAAGCGAGCGGTGGAACTagaataaataaactgcaaacTTGTACTGATATGTTCATGTAAACTATAGCAAAAAGGTTGTGTGATCTAAAAATGCATGACGTTATCACAGTCGGCTTGTTATAAAATGGGacataaaaatagatttcttCTGCAAGAGTCTTATTGCTATCTGACAATATCGCTGCCTGTCTCCTGACACAGAACACAAGTTTGACTTTTGCTGGGACCTAAGCAGCCCCAAAGGAAGATGACATCATAAGTGTGTTCAAAAGGAGAATTTCAGAACTGGATTAAACAGTCACTCTGCTCGTGGATCTCCTGGTGCATTTCTTCTAAAATAGTTTCTTAGCTATTGTCCAGGCTGTGCTCCACAGCCTAAGAGCAATGCAGGCAAGACCAGCCTTTAAAGCAggcatgttgtttttttttttgttttacagttgaTCAATTTCACTTGTCTACACCAGttacaattacaaaattaacttGGTTTTTCATAAacttagtttttataaaaacagttttttccagtttttatattcagattatatgaaaaatacttcatttatcccaaaggaaaaaaacattgttgGATGGTGATGCTGACGCTGaaggcaggaaagatctcctgtggCAGTCAGTTTGGAAATGACGGAAgaaggcctctgactgaagacattgtTGCTGTATGTCAATCTTAAAGTGCAATAATTGTTGGCCAATACATTGCAAGAGTTGTGAACTTGCATTTCCATGCTAACATAATATTTGGCCAGTTGGGCAGAGTGTCATGGCAGCAAATGCAAACACCAGACCAAAATGACAATGCTCCaaaatgctaaaggtcacagagtgATGGAAGCAcggatgagaaaaaaacaaaaacaaaatgggaaTATATCGCCACTAATATTGTTATCGCAATATTTACTAATATTATTACCATCATAAAATATTCTACTTGttggcaagcactgctaatccatcgtatttgcttttgccgctcctctTTAAAGAGCAATCTGTCTGGCCCTATTGTTAAAAAGTTGGATAAATGATATGATATAATAATATGATACTATATGATGTGATACATCATATCAAATATATGATATATCACACCAATCATATATAAAATATGCCATATATTATATATGATgctatatatactatatatactgctcaaaaaaataaagggaacactttaagtgttaaacacctgtttaagtgttccctttatttttttgagcagtgtatatatatatatatatatatatatcatataaGATATGATATATAATATATCTTATGATATATGATAGAGCAGCATATAGTATAATATACTTGTAAGCAAGATGGAGATCAAtgcattgctttttttcccaaatgAGAACCTAAAATTTTTTA contains:
- the lrrc8aa gene encoding leucine rich repeat containing 8 VRAC subunit Aa; translation: MIPITELRYFADTQPTYRILKPWWDVFTDYISIIMLMIAVFGGTLQVTQDKMICLPCKWILNDTCDAMPNATGAYAPVPKGIQYDLDRHQYNYVDAVCYENKLHWFAKYFPYLVLLHTLIFLACSNFWFKFPRTSSKLEHFVSILLKCFDSPWTTRALSETVVEESDPKPVGKTNGSMDKKASSVSEDVEASIPMLQRTKSRIEQGIVDRSETGVLDKKEGEQAKALFEKVKKFRIHVEEGDIVYRLYIRQTIIKVIKFILIISYTGYYVSCIKFSVVCSVNMEKLTGYRLFHCAHPLATLFKILACFYISLVIVYGLICMYTLCWMVRRSLKRYSFESIREESSYSDIPDLKNDFAFMLHMIDQYDPLYSKRFAVFLSEVSENKLRQLNLNNEWTLEKLRQRITKNSQEKLELHLFMLSGIPDTVFDLVELEVLKLELIPDVTIPPIIAQLSNLREMWLYHTPAKIEAPALAFLRENLKSLHIKFTDIKEIPLWIYSLKNLSELHLTGNLSAENNRFIVIDGLRELKSLKVLRLKSNLTKLPQVVTDVGVHLQKLSINNEGTKLMVLNSLKKMVNLTELELIRCDLERIPHSIFSLHNLQEIDLKDNNLKTIEEIISFQHLYRLVCLKLWYNQIAYIPIQIGTLTNLERLYLNRNKIEKIPSQLFFCRKLRFLDLSHNNLTSIHPDIGFLQNLQYFAVTANRIETLPPELFQCKKLRTLNLGNNCLQTLPSRFGELTGLTQLELRGNRLECLPVELGECRLLKKSGLVVEEDLFNTLPTEVKEHLWRADKEQV